In Natrinema versiforme, the following are encoded in one genomic region:
- a CDS encoding dienelactone hydrolase family protein, with amino-acid sequence MVDVLADVAPTPLLVTHGTEDRIFPPDSVHTLADTVSEAHDAGASERFETLFFDGGHEFPADVRSSAYD; translated from the coding sequence ATGGTGGACGTACTGGCGGACGTCGCCCCGACGCCGCTGCTGGTGACCCACGGCACCGAGGACCGAATCTTCCCGCCCGACTCCGTCCACACCCTCGCCGATACCGTTTCCGAGGCCCACGACGCCGGCGCTTCGGAGCGGTTCGAGACGCTCTTTTTCGACGGCGGCCACGAGTTCCCCGCCGACGTTCGCTCGAGCGCCTACGACTAG